From a region of the Hymenobacter jejuensis genome:
- a CDS encoding D-alanyl-D-alanine carboxypeptidase/D-alanyl-D-alanine-endopeptidase, whose product MSLRFLVLFFLALLPLMGAAAHSDEEAAIDRGHRGKGPNWLERMMDKSEVLAKHNVGVCITDVATGEQLYGLNAERYFTPASNMKLFSLYAGLHLLGDSLPSLRYVVRHDSLVFWGTGDPTLLHGDVPSRRQFDFLENRPEKLFYCQIPCVEPFAPGWTWDDYNYYYQPERGPFPIYGHTVRFYAKAGQAKPRIAPRDFAASVEPAPPGYRSSDHVRRAVLENRFFVLPFTKNWIDETPFRTSPELLLKLLQDTLHRSVGTAPWRLRPQDSVRTLAGLPVDSLYRRMLQVSDNFLAEQLVLMCSTKLGRDSLDTNRVIRLVTKQYLQDMPDAPQWVDGSGLSRLNLVTPRTLVALLLKLHREVPEPRLLSLLAAGGGHGTLRRVYHDASGPWFWGKTGTLTNNHNVCGYLRTKKGNLLAVSFMNNNFLQDTGDIRKEMERILKEVRERM is encoded by the coding sequence ATGTCCCTTCGTTTTCTTGTTCTGTTCTTTCTGGCTCTGTTGCCTTTGATGGGCGCAGCTGCACATTCCGATGAAGAAGCGGCCATCGACCGGGGCCACCGCGGCAAAGGTCCCAACTGGCTGGAGCGCATGATGGACAAGTCGGAAGTGCTGGCCAAACACAACGTAGGCGTGTGCATCACCGACGTCGCGACGGGCGAACAACTATACGGGCTGAATGCCGAGCGCTACTTCACGCCGGCCAGCAACATGAAGCTGTTTAGTTTGTATGCCGGGTTGCATTTGTTGGGCGACTCGCTGCCGAGCCTGCGCTACGTGGTGCGCCACGATTCGCTGGTCTTCTGGGGTACCGGCGACCCTACGTTGCTGCACGGCGACGTACCCAGCCGGCGGCAATTCGATTTCCTGGAAAACCGGCCTGAAAAGCTGTTTTATTGTCAAATACCTTGTGTTGAACCCTTTGCGCCCGGCTGGACCTGGGACGACTACAACTATTATTACCAGCCCGAGCGCGGTCCGTTTCCCATTTATGGGCACACGGTGCGCTTTTACGCCAAAGCCGGGCAGGCCAAGCCGCGCATCGCGCCCCGCGACTTTGCCGCATCTGTGGAGCCGGCGCCGCCGGGCTACCGAAGCAGCGACCATGTGCGCCGGGCCGTGCTCGAAAATCGGTTTTTCGTGTTGCCGTTTACCAAAAACTGGATCGACGAAACGCCTTTTCGTACCAGCCCGGAGTTGCTCCTGAAGCTCCTGCAAGACACGCTGCATCGGTCGGTCGGCACGGCGCCGTGGCGCCTGCGTCCGCAGGATTCGGTGCGCACGCTGGCGGGCTTGCCAGTCGATTCGCTGTATCGCCGGATGCTGCAAGTGAGCGACAACTTCCTGGCCGAACAGCTGGTGCTGATGTGCTCCACGAAACTCGGCCGCGACTCGCTCGATACCAACCGCGTGATTCGGCTGGTAACGAAGCAGTATCTGCAAGACATGCCCGACGCCCCGCAGTGGGTCGATGGCTCCGGGCTTTCGCGCCTCAACCTCGTGACGCCGCGCACGCTGGTCGCCTTGCTGCTCAAGCTACACCGAGAAGTGCCCGAGCCGCGCCTGCTGAGCTTATTGGCAGCAGGCGGCGGCCACGGTACGCTGCGCCGCGTGTACCACGATGCCAGCGGCCCGTGGTTTTGGGGCAAAACCGGTACGCTCACCAACAACCACAATGTGTGCGGCTATCTGCGTACTAAAAAAGGTAATCTCTTGGCAGTCAGCTTCATGAACAATAACTTCTTGCAGGATACCGGCGACATCCGCAAAGAGATGGAGCGTATTCTAAAGGAAGTGCGCGAGCGAATGTAG
- a CDS encoding CTP synthase — translation MNTAKFIFVTGGVTSSLGKGIISASLAKLLQARGFRVTIQKFDPYINIDPGTLNPYEHGECFVTDDGAETDLDLGHYERFLNTPTSQANNVTTGRIYDHVIRKEREGAYLGKTVQVVPHITDEIKRRMLLLGQGDEFDVVITEIGGSIGDIESLPFVEAVRQLRWELPPYDSLVIHLTLLPYLKAAGELKTKPTQHSVRDLRSAGLQPDILVCRSEYPIPLEMRKKIALFCNVKINSVIESLDADSIYSVPLLMLKEHLDERVIKKLKLVGGASIPDLEAWKDFLGKLKNPTEEVTIALVGKYVELPDAYKSINESFVHAGAQNECKVTVRSIQSDHITPENITQLLHGVDGVLVAPGFGERGFEGKVTAIRYVRENGIPFFGICLGMQCAAVEFARNVLGLPQASSTEMDALTPDPVIAMMEEQKNITQKGGTMRLGAYDCELRKGSKAAKAYGRNHISERHRHRYEFNNDYLKQFEEAGMVASGINPATGLVEVIELQGHPWFVAGQFHPELKSTVQTPHPLFVRFVKAAIQHHKNEI, via the coding sequence GTGAATACCGCCAAGTTCATCTTCGTAACGGGCGGGGTGACCTCCTCCCTGGGAAAAGGAATCATATCCGCTTCCCTGGCCAAGCTGCTGCAAGCCCGCGGCTTCCGCGTCACCATCCAAAAGTTCGACCCGTACATCAACATTGACCCCGGTACGCTGAACCCGTACGAACACGGGGAGTGCTTCGTGACCGACGACGGCGCCGAGACCGATCTGGATCTGGGTCATTATGAGCGTTTTCTGAACACGCCCACGTCGCAGGCCAACAACGTCACGACCGGCCGCATCTACGACCACGTCATCCGCAAGGAGCGCGAAGGCGCGTACCTCGGCAAGACGGTACAGGTCGTGCCGCACATCACCGACGAGATCAAGCGGCGCATGTTGCTGCTCGGCCAAGGCGATGAGTTCGACGTGGTAATCACCGAAATTGGCGGCTCCATCGGCGACATCGAATCGCTGCCGTTTGTGGAGGCCGTGCGCCAACTGCGTTGGGAATTGCCCCCTTACGACTCGCTGGTAATTCACCTCACGCTGCTGCCTTATTTGAAAGCGGCTGGCGAGCTGAAAACCAAGCCTACGCAGCACTCCGTGCGCGATTTGCGCAGTGCCGGTCTGCAACCCGACATTCTGGTGTGCCGCTCCGAGTACCCGATCCCGTTGGAGATGCGCAAGAAAATCGCGCTGTTTTGCAACGTCAAAATCAACTCCGTTATCGAGTCGCTGGATGCCGACAGCATCTATTCGGTGCCGTTGCTGATGCTCAAAGAGCACCTCGACGAACGGGTTATCAAAAAGCTTAAGCTAGTAGGCGGCGCCTCCATACCCGACCTTGAAGCGTGGAAGGACTTCCTGGGCAAGCTGAAGAACCCAACTGAGGAAGTGACCATCGCGCTGGTAGGCAAGTACGTAGAGCTACCCGACGCGTATAAGTCTATCAATGAGTCGTTTGTGCACGCTGGCGCTCAAAACGAGTGCAAGGTGACGGTGCGCAGCATCCAATCGGACCATATCACGCCGGAAAACATCACCCAGCTGCTGCACGGCGTTGATGGCGTGTTGGTGGCCCCCGGTTTTGGCGAGCGTGGCTTTGAGGGCAAAGTGACGGCCATCCGGTACGTGCGCGAAAACGGCATCCCGTTCTTCGGCATTTGTCTGGGCATGCAATGCGCCGCCGTAGAGTTTGCCCGCAACGTGTTGGGCTTGCCCCAAGCCAGCTCCACGGAGATGGACGCGCTCACACCCGACCCCGTCATTGCGATGATGGAGGAGCAGAAAAACATCACACAGAAGGGCGGCACCATGCGCCTAGGTGCCTACGACTGCGAGCTGCGCAAAGGTTCGAAGGCCGCCAAAGCTTACGGCCGCAACCACATCAGCGAGCGCCATCGCCACCGCTACGAGTTCAACAACGACTATCTCAAGCAGTTCGAAGAGGCGGGCATGGTGGCTTCGGGCATCAACCCGGCAACGGGTTTGGTGGAAGTCATTGAGCTGCAAGGCCATCCGTGGTTCGTAGCCGGCCAGTTTCACCCCGAGCTCAAGAGCACCGTGCAAACCCCGCATCCGCTGTTTGTGCGCTTCGTGAAGGCGGCCATCCAGCATCATAAAAACGAGATTTAG